The following are from one region of the Mycolicibacterium diernhoferi genome:
- a CDS encoding uroporphyrinogen-III synthase, protein MTGQVGSRGRKIRPGRITFVGSGPGDPGLLTTRARNILANAATVFTDPDVPEAVLALVGCELPPASGPEPAAADGSAADNAEAVVPGGPDIRPALGDPAEVAKTLATEARHGYDVVRLVAGDPLSIDAVITEVNTLARTHLNFEIVPGLPDTTAVPTYAGLPLGSSHTVADVRDPNVDWAALAAAPGPLILHATASHLADAAKTLVEFGLAENTPAVVTAHGTTCQQHSVETTLIGLGDKAILAAAESNGGTPGPLAGPLVVTIGKTVANRAKLNWWESRALYGWTVLVPRTKDQAGEMSDRLVTHGALPIEVPTIAVEPPRSPAQMERAVKGLVDGRFQWVVFTSTNAVRAVWEKFNEFGLDARAFSGVKIACVGQATADRVRAFGINPELVPAGEQSSLGLLDEFPPYDEIFDPVNRVLLPRADIATETLAEGLRERGWEIEDVTAYRTVRAAPPPAQTREMIKTGGFDAVCFTSSSTVRNLVGIAGKPHARTIVACIGPKTAETAVEFGLRVDVQPETAAVGPLVEALAEHAARLRAEGALPPPRKKSRRR, encoded by the coding sequence ATGACTGGGCAGGTAGGTAGCCGAGGCCGCAAGATCAGGCCCGGCCGCATTACGTTCGTGGGCTCAGGCCCGGGTGATCCAGGCCTGTTGACAACCCGTGCGCGAAACATACTCGCCAACGCGGCGACGGTGTTCACCGACCCCGATGTACCCGAAGCGGTGCTCGCGCTCGTCGGTTGCGAACTGCCGCCGGCCTCGGGCCCCGAGCCCGCCGCCGCGGACGGCTCGGCCGCCGACAACGCCGAGGCAGTGGTGCCGGGTGGACCCGACATCCGGCCCGCGCTGGGTGACCCGGCCGAGGTCGCCAAGACGTTGGCCACCGAGGCCCGCCACGGCTATGACGTGGTCCGGTTGGTGGCCGGTGACCCGTTGTCGATCGACGCCGTCATCACCGAGGTCAACACCCTGGCCCGGACCCACCTGAACTTCGAGATCGTGCCCGGCCTGCCGGACACCACGGCGGTGCCGACCTACGCCGGCCTGCCGCTGGGCTCCTCGCACACCGTGGCCGACGTCCGGGACCCGAACGTGGACTGGGCCGCATTGGCCGCCGCGCCCGGGCCGCTGATCCTGCACGCGACGGCCTCGCACCTGGCCGATGCCGCCAAGACCCTGGTCGAGTTCGGCCTGGCCGAGAACACCCCGGCCGTCGTCACCGCGCACGGCACCACCTGCCAGCAGCATTCGGTGGAGACCACGCTGATCGGCCTGGGCGACAAGGCGATTCTGGCCGCTGCGGAATCCAACGGCGGAACCCCCGGCCCGCTGGCCGGTCCGCTGGTGGTGACCATCGGCAAGACCGTGGCCAACCGCGCCAAGCTGAACTGGTGGGAGAGCCGCGCACTGTACGGCTGGACCGTGCTGGTGCCGCGCACCAAGGATCAGGCCGGCGAGATGAGCGACCGACTGGTCACCCACGGCGCCCTGCCGATCGAGGTGCCGACCATCGCCGTCGAGCCGCCGCGCAGCCCGGCCCAGATGGAACGGGCCGTCAAGGGCCTGGTCGACGGCCGGTTCCAGTGGGTGGTGTTCACCTCCACCAACGCGGTGCGTGCGGTGTGGGAGAAGTTCAACGAGTTCGGTCTGGATGCGCGCGCGTTCTCCGGCGTGAAGATCGCCTGCGTCGGTCAGGCCACCGCGGACCGGGTGCGTGCCTTCGGCATCAACCCGGAACTGGTGCCCGCCGGTGAGCAGTCCTCGCTGGGGCTGCTCGACGAGTTCCCGCCGTACGACGAGATCTTCGATCCGGTGAACCGGGTGCTGTTGCCGCGTGCCGACATCGCCACCGAGACGCTGGCCGAGGGCCTGCGCGAGCGTGGCTGGGAGATCGAGGACGTCACGGCCTACCGGACCGTGCGTGCCGCTCCGCCGCCGGCGCAGACCCGCGAGATGATCAAGACCGGCGGGTTCGACGCGGTCTGCTTCACCTCGAGTTCGACGGTGCGCAACCTGGTCGGTATCGCGGGCAAGCCGCACGCCCGCACCATCGTCGCGTGCATCGGCCCGAAGACGGCCGAAACCGCAGTGGAATTCGGCCTCCGTGTCGATGTGCAGCCGGAGACGGCAGCGGTCGGCCCGCTGGTCGAGGCGCTCGCCGAGCATGCGGCGCGACTGCGTGCCGAGGGTGCGTTGCCTCCGCCGCGCAAGAAGAGCCGCCGCAGGTAA
- the hemB gene encoding porphobilinogen synthase — translation MAFPQHRPRRLRSTPAMRRLVAQTSLEPRHLVLPMFVADGLTEPRPIASMPGVVQHTRDSLRRAAADAVAAGVGGLMLFGVPRDEDKDAQGSAGIDPDGILNVALGDLAADLGDATVLMADTCLDEFTEHGHCGVLDARGRVDNDATNVQYVKLAVAQAQSGAHVVGPSGMMDGQVAAIREGLDEAGHEDVAILAYAAKFASAFYGPFREAVSSSLTGDRRTYQQDSRNAREAVHEIALDIDEGADIVMVKPAMSYLDVVAAAADISPVPVAAYQISGEYSMICAAAANGWIDLQASALESLISIRRAGADIVLTYWAAEAAGWLA, via the coding sequence GTGGCATTCCCTCAGCATCGTCCGCGTCGGCTGCGCTCGACGCCCGCGATGCGCCGGTTGGTGGCGCAGACATCGCTGGAGCCCAGGCATCTGGTGCTGCCGATGTTCGTCGCCGACGGGCTGACCGAACCACGGCCGATCGCCTCGATGCCGGGAGTCGTTCAGCACACCCGGGATTCGCTGCGCCGGGCGGCCGCTGATGCGGTGGCCGCCGGAGTGGGCGGGCTGATGCTGTTCGGTGTGCCGCGCGATGAGGACAAGGATGCGCAGGGCTCGGCCGGGATCGATCCGGACGGGATCCTCAACGTCGCGTTGGGTGATCTGGCCGCAGACCTCGGTGATGCCACCGTGCTGATGGCCGACACCTGCCTCGACGAGTTCACCGAGCATGGCCACTGCGGCGTGCTCGACGCCCGCGGCCGGGTGGACAATGACGCCACAAACGTGCAGTACGTGAAATTGGCTGTTGCGCAGGCACAGTCGGGTGCGCACGTGGTCGGGCCCAGCGGGATGATGGACGGCCAGGTGGCCGCCATCCGGGAAGGCCTCGACGAGGCCGGCCACGAGGACGTCGCGATCCTTGCGTACGCCGCGAAGTTCGCATCGGCGTTCTACGGTCCGTTCCGGGAGGCCGTGAGCTCCAGCCTGACCGGTGACCGGCGCACCTACCAACAGGATTCGCGCAACGCCCGCGAGGCCGTGCACGAGATCGCGCTGGACATCGACGAGGGCGCCGACATCGTGATGGTCAAGCCCGCGATGAGCTACCTCGACGTGGTGGCCGCCGCCGCCGACATCTCGCCGGTGCCGGTCGCCGCGTATCAGATCTCGGGGGAGTACTCGATGATCTGCGCGGCCGCCGCCAACGGCTGGATCGATCTGCAGGCGTCGGCGCTGGAATCGCTGATCAGTATCCGCCGGGCCGGTGCCGACATCGTGCTGACCTACTGGGCGGCGGAGGCCGCCGGATGGCTGGCGTGA
- a CDS encoding DUF3093 domain-containing protein, whose amino-acid sequence MTEGDTSDQVTAEEVLFREPGGTWWWLLAGPAAGGAMMAIQLSGGAGVQLGVPAIFMILVSGFLAIQIKAARIHTSVELTPTTLRQGTELVKIADIVRIFPEPKRHETEKWQTYRAFGELSGVPRGRTGIGIKLTEGRSGQAWARRHRTLRGALEQLVGEPSS is encoded by the coding sequence GTGACCGAGGGCGATACGAGCGATCAGGTGACCGCCGAAGAGGTGCTCTTCAGAGAGCCCGGCGGGACCTGGTGGTGGCTGCTGGCCGGTCCGGCCGCCGGTGGGGCGATGATGGCGATCCAGCTGTCCGGTGGGGCCGGCGTCCAGCTCGGTGTGCCCGCGATATTCATGATCCTGGTCAGCGGTTTCCTGGCGATCCAGATCAAGGCGGCCCGTATCCACACCTCGGTGGAGTTGACGCCCACCACGTTGCGGCAGGGCACCGAGCTCGTGAAAATCGCCGACATCGTCCGGATCTTCCCGGAACCCAAGCGCCACGAAACCGAGAAGTGGCAGACCTACCGTGCCTTCGGTGAGCTCAGCGGTGTGCCGCGCGGGCGCACCGGCATCGGGATCAAGCTGACCGAGGGGCGCTCGGGCCAGGCTTGGGCGCGCCGGCACCGCACGCTGCGCGGGGCGTTGGAGCAGCTGGTGGGAGAGCCCAGCTCGTGA
- a CDS encoding HNH endonuclease signature motif containing protein, with amino-acid sequence MFDASDRSALAGMSDEQLISALTDATRSEAMAAADRLALVAEVTARRCDDEDDVTAHQVIDGWAFAKTQVSAACNLSPHAASTQMRIGVALRERLPRTAALFAAGAVSARVIGEITWRTHLVTDEDALALIDAAIAAEATHYGALSEAALIRAVDFWVEKFDPIAVIRSKAAAKDLYVEFDDRNDPNGVCSFWGRLRATDKQALQQRLNDLADTVCPNDPRTVRERRADALGALGIVGPSLQRLTCRCGDPDCAGSGKDPRSTAVNIYMLADQVPGTDARPAPDTGPGPQPTPSPEGSGQPEPAPQPGSEEPEPEPTPEPAPNPEPDAPAQPAAHTPAPAATFPGAGPGVMLDGTVIPAAMLADLIATGAKVRLLREVADLPTERQYRPSAALTAFVRMCSQTCSFPGCSKPAHRCDLDHVIPWPAGATHPGNLRPLCREHHLVKTFRSGPNGWTVKARPDGATEWTSPTGHAYVSTPGAAILFPHWNIHTTVPPPRHISLIHDDHSSVKMPTRQRTRAQDRAHRINAERTRNATELALVHAARDGATAPADIVNSGKGDAVNNNDPDPPPF; translated from the coding sequence ATGTTCGATGCCTCGGATCGGTCCGCACTCGCGGGGATGAGCGATGAACAGCTCATCTCCGCGTTGACGGACGCGACCCGGTCGGAGGCCATGGCGGCCGCGGATCGGCTGGCCCTGGTCGCCGAGGTCACCGCACGCCGGTGCGATGACGAGGACGACGTCACCGCCCATCAGGTGATCGATGGGTGGGCGTTCGCGAAAACGCAGGTGAGTGCGGCCTGCAACCTGAGTCCGCACGCAGCCTCGACTCAGATGCGCATCGGGGTGGCGCTGCGGGAGCGGCTGCCGCGCACCGCGGCGTTGTTCGCGGCGGGGGCGGTGTCGGCGAGAGTGATCGGAGAGATCACCTGGCGCACCCATCTGGTCACCGACGAGGATGCGTTGGCGTTGATCGATGCCGCGATCGCCGCAGAAGCCACCCACTACGGGGCGCTGTCGGAAGCCGCGCTGATCCGGGCGGTGGATTTCTGGGTGGAGAAATTCGACCCGATCGCGGTGATCCGGTCCAAGGCCGCCGCCAAAGACCTCTACGTCGAGTTCGACGACCGCAACGACCCCAACGGGGTGTGCTCGTTCTGGGGACGGCTGCGGGCCACCGACAAACAAGCCCTGCAGCAGCGCCTCAACGATCTCGCGGACACCGTGTGCCCCAATGATCCGCGCACCGTGCGGGAACGCCGCGCCGACGCCCTGGGTGCCCTCGGCATCGTCGGGCCGTCGCTGCAGCGGTTGACCTGCCGGTGCGGGGACCCGGACTGTGCGGGTAGTGGCAAAGATCCGCGGTCGACGGCGGTGAACATCTACATGCTGGCCGATCAGGTGCCCGGTACCGATGCCCGGCCCGCCCCGGACACCGGGCCTGGGCCGCAGCCCACCCCGTCGCCGGAGGGATCCGGTCAGCCCGAACCCGCACCACAGCCTGGCAGCGAGGAACCCGAGCCTGAGCCCACCCCTGAGCCGGCGCCTAACCCGGAACCGGACGCGCCTGCCCAGCCCGCGGCCCATACCCCCGCGCCTGCGGCCACCTTCCCCGGGGCGGGCCCCGGGGTGATGCTCGACGGCACCGTCATCCCGGCCGCCATGCTCGCCGACCTCATCGCCACCGGCGCCAAAGTCCGGCTCCTGCGCGAGGTCGCCGACCTGCCCACTGAACGCCAATACCGGCCCTCGGCCGCGCTGACCGCGTTCGTGCGGATGTGTTCGCAGACCTGTAGCTTCCCGGGCTGCTCGAAACCGGCACACCGCTGCGATTTGGACCACGTGATCCCGTGGCCGGCCGGGGCCACCCATCCGGGCAATTTGCGTCCGCTCTGCCGTGAACATCATTTGGTGAAAACGTTCCGCTCCGGCCCGAACGGCTGGACCGTGAAGGCGCGGCCCGACGGCGCCACGGAATGGACCTCGCCGACCGGGCACGCCTATGTCAGCACCCCGGGTGCGGCGATCCTGTTCCCGCACTGGAACATCCACACCACCGTCCCGCCGCCGCGACACATCAGCCTCATCCACGACGATCACAGCAGCGTCAAGATGCCCACCCGGCAACGCACCCGCGCCCAGGACCGCGCACACCGCATCAACGCCGAACGCACCCGCAACGCAACCGAACTCGCCCTGGTACACGCGGCCAGAGACGGCGCCACCGCACCAGCGGACATCGTCAACAGTGGCAAGGGCGATGCCGTGAACAACAACGACCCGGACCCGCCGCCCTTCTAA
- a CDS encoding oxygenase MpaB family protein codes for MTELAENTPEALDDALPLGPDSLVWKYFGENRMFLIGPRPAVLQNMLAELGQGVLDHSVFFSDTAARVKRSLPPIFMTVYGSEDDNRGTQVRDFHKEIKGDMPDGKRYHALDPETYYWAHATFVEQVLYFADTFVKRLTDAEKEQIYLESKTWYRRYGVSDRPMPDTYADFVQYWDRMMNEILVAHKTAQYGVGYVTKGFPRPKGVHPLAWKVIAPVFNPLAAFLTTGGMPPQARDMLNLPWSDRKEKAYQAFAAFWRSRPVNWLWDRLPMSLRYNKYAIQGYANA; via the coding sequence ATGACGGAACTGGCCGAGAACACTCCCGAGGCTCTGGACGACGCATTGCCGCTCGGGCCCGACTCCCTGGTGTGGAAATACTTCGGTGAGAACCGGATGTTCCTCATCGGCCCTCGCCCCGCGGTGCTGCAGAACATGCTGGCCGAACTCGGCCAGGGCGTGCTGGACCATTCGGTGTTCTTCTCCGATACCGCCGCCCGGGTCAAGCGTTCGCTGCCGCCGATCTTCATGACCGTCTACGGAAGCGAGGACGACAACCGGGGCACCCAGGTCCGGGACTTCCACAAGGAGATCAAGGGCGATATGCCCGACGGGAAGCGCTACCACGCACTGGACCCCGAGACCTATTACTGGGCGCACGCCACCTTCGTCGAGCAGGTGTTGTATTTCGCCGACACCTTCGTCAAGCGCCTCACCGACGCCGAGAAGGAACAGATCTACCTGGAGTCCAAGACGTGGTACCGCCGCTACGGCGTCAGCGATCGCCCGATGCCGGACACGTACGCGGACTTCGTGCAGTACTGGGACCGGATGATGAACGAGATCCTGGTGGCACACAAGACCGCTCAGTACGGCGTCGGCTATGTGACCAAGGGCTTCCCGCGCCCCAAGGGTGTGCATCCGCTGGCATGGAAAGTCATCGCCCCGGTCTTCAATCCGCTCGCCGCATTCCTCACCACCGGTGGTATGCCGCCGCAGGCCCGGGACATGCTGAACCTGCCCTGGAGTGATCGCAAGGAGAAGGCCTACCAGGCATTCGCCGCATTCTGGCGGTCCCGCCCGGTGAACTGGCTGTGGGACCGGCTGCCAATGTCGTTGCGGTACAACAAGTACGCAATCCAGGGTTATGCCAACGCCTGA
- a CDS encoding TetR/AcrR family transcriptional regulator → MPTPDATQSILDAALIEFERHGIRRVALDDVARRAGVSRTTIYRRFANRDELVSAVIERENESLFADIAVALKNAGPQSNYYVEAFTLSIMRFRRHRVLNQMIADDPALAQEMLHQHYGAAVERMAAALRVIFPEGFAERIGAPVVNDLADTILRYAAMVLLLPSMQPVQTEDEVRAFATRHFLPSLPAALRSVSA, encoded by the coding sequence ATGCCAACGCCTGATGCGACGCAATCCATCCTGGATGCGGCGCTGATCGAATTCGAGCGGCACGGTATTCGCCGTGTCGCGCTCGATGATGTCGCGCGCCGCGCCGGGGTCAGCCGCACCACGATCTACCGGCGCTTCGCCAACCGTGACGAACTGGTCAGCGCGGTCATCGAGCGCGAGAACGAATCGTTGTTCGCCGACATTGCCGTTGCACTGAAAAATGCTGGGCCGCAGTCCAACTATTACGTGGAAGCCTTCACGTTGTCGATCATGCGTTTCCGGCGCCACCGGGTGCTCAACCAGATGATCGCCGACGACCCGGCGCTTGCGCAGGAGATGCTGCACCAGCACTACGGGGCCGCCGTCGAACGGATGGCCGCCGCGCTGCGGGTGATCTTCCCGGAAGGTTTTGCCGAGCGGATCGGCGCGCCCGTGGTCAACGACCTGGCCGACACTATCCTGCGGTACGCCGCCATGGTGCTACTGCTGCCGAGCATGCAGCCGGTCCAGACCGAGGACGAGGTGCGCGCCTTCGCCACCAGGCATTTTCTGCCCAGTCTGCCGGCGGCGCTGCGTTCGGTGTCCGCCTGA
- a CDS encoding pyridoxamine 5'-phosphate oxidase family protein produces the protein MAHSIVWASVATVDADSKPRTRILHPIWEWDGTDLFGWVATVPSKVKREHLAVNPYVSVSYWAPNHDTCSAECLVEWYFDETTRTAVWDKFVNAPPPLGYDPTIIPGWDSPMAPSFAVLRLAPYRLRVMPGTVMTAGQGEVLSWRA, from the coding sequence ATGGCCCACTCCATCGTGTGGGCTTCGGTGGCCACGGTGGACGCCGACAGCAAGCCTCGCACCCGGATCCTGCATCCCATCTGGGAGTGGGACGGCACCGACCTGTTCGGTTGGGTGGCGACGGTGCCGTCGAAGGTCAAACGTGAGCATCTCGCCGTGAACCCATACGTGTCGGTCAGCTACTGGGCCCCCAACCACGACACCTGCAGTGCGGAGTGCCTGGTCGAATGGTATTTCGATGAGACGACCCGAACTGCGGTGTGGGACAAGTTCGTCAACGCACCGCCGCCCCTGGGGTACGACCCCACGATCATCCCGGGCTGGGACTCACCGATGGCGCCGTCGTTCGCCGTACTGCGGTTGGCGCCGTACCGGCTGCGGGTCATGCCCGGCACGGTGATGACGGCCGGCCAGGGAGAAGTGCTCAGCTGGCGCGCGTGA
- a CDS encoding nitroreductase family deazaflavin-dependent oxidoreductase produces MLFARRRAEFNRNYVNPLVEPLAGYVPLWAAVDHVGRKTGTGYRTPVTAFPTSDGVAVLLPYGSDTDWVRNLLASGSGRVQIDGRSLLVEQPRVVPLKEAVAVADAPWRYLLRIAPIGSALLLTRAS; encoded by the coding sequence ATGTTGTTTGCGCGCCGACGGGCCGAGTTCAACCGCAACTACGTCAACCCGCTGGTCGAGCCCCTTGCCGGGTATGTCCCGTTGTGGGCGGCCGTGGACCACGTCGGGCGCAAGACCGGAACCGGCTACCGCACACCGGTGACCGCCTTCCCGACATCCGACGGTGTCGCGGTGCTCCTGCCCTACGGCTCGGACACGGATTGGGTCCGCAACCTGCTGGCTTCCGGCTCCGGGCGGGTGCAGATCGACGGCCGCAGCCTACTGGTCGAGCAGCCGCGGGTGGTACCGCTGAAGGAGGCCGTAGCGGTGGCCGATGCGCCGTGGCGGTATCTCCTGCGCATTGCGCCGATCGGATCCGCGCTGCTGCTCACGCGCGCCAGCTGA